A part of Sulfurimonas sp. HSL-1716 genomic DNA contains:
- a CDS encoding VWA domain-containing protein, which translates to MSFLYPWVYVALIPIYLLYKKSLNNSYEAHFFEEKKTQKRQIKYLYLALVLMLAALSRPVIENSFTDEKSDAQEYIIAIDASYSMQADDIKPSRYEAAKEVIKQLFALHPKDRFTIFAFTSNTLLISPPTTDSAISINALDALNPSFILTKSTDLKQMFQTIAKVSRAKKKLIVFSDGGDEKDLKILTNICKKSSIIPYIVASASKNGTALKKDGRYIKDQYSSLVISRINPILEELAAKSGGKYYELGSSGVVQELSDDISSRQKSSMNETVKVKSYKELFYIPLLLAVLFFFAGVTKIHQLYVFVPLLLLPDLSHAGVLDFYHLKKADESFKRQKYLDSAKEFEKVTPSVKSYYNTATAYYKAGHYKKALQYFDMIQTTSKEIKQKILYDMAGCAVKLKKYDRAEIYYQQALALGKDEDALYNLTLLQKLNLKTGVNISDMLPPKNAQTKKNSTKKTGSKKDENKEGGGKSNSNQQADQSSEGAGDAKKGDMKKAEKSEVKQIQKNKYKMGYRSYEMINKGYTDEKEPW; encoded by the coding sequence ATGAGTTTTCTTTATCCTTGGGTATACGTTGCGCTTATTCCGATCTATCTTCTTTATAAAAAAAGTCTCAATAACTCATATGAGGCTCATTTCTTTGAAGAAAAAAAGACTCAAAAAAGACAGATAAAGTATCTCTACCTCGCATTGGTGCTTATGCTCGCCGCCCTCTCCCGCCCCGTCATAGAAAACTCGTTTACGGACGAGAAATCTGACGCTCAGGAGTACATAATTGCCATCGATGCGTCATACTCTATGCAGGCAGATGATATAAAACCATCCCGCTACGAAGCCGCTAAAGAGGTGATAAAGCAACTGTTCGCACTGCATCCAAAAGACAGGTTCACGATCTTCGCATTTACTTCCAACACGCTGCTTATCTCGCCTCCCACAACAGACAGTGCCATCAGCATTAACGCACTCGACGCGCTCAACCCTTCGTTCATACTTACAAAAAGCACCGATCTCAAACAGATGTTTCAGACAATAGCAAAAGTATCGCGCGCGAAGAAAAAGCTCATCGTCTTCAGCGACGGCGGCGACGAAAAAGATTTGAAAATACTCACAAACATCTGCAAAAAAAGCTCCATTATCCCTTACATCGTAGCGTCCGCATCGAAAAACGGAACTGCCCTTAAAAAAGACGGCAGATACATAAAAGACCAGTACAGCTCACTTGTCATCTCGCGCATTAATCCTATACTCGAAGAACTGGCGGCAAAAAGCGGCGGTAAATATTACGAGCTTGGCTCATCGGGCGTTGTCCAAGAACTCTCAGACGATATATCTTCACGCCAAAAAAGCTCGATGAACGAAACCGTGAAAGTAAAAAGCTACAAAGAACTTTTTTATATCCCCCTTCTTTTGGCGGTGCTGTTTTTCTTTGCCGGCGTTACGAAAATCCATCAGCTTTACGTATTTGTACCTTTGCTGCTGCTACCCGATCTCTCTCATGCCGGAGTACTGGATTTTTATCACCTAAAAAAAGCGGATGAGAGCTTTAAACGGCAGAAATATCTCGATTCGGCAAAAGAGTTCGAGAAAGTGACTCCAAGCGTAAAAAGCTACTATAATACGGCAACGGCATATTATAAAGCGGGACATTATAAAAAAGCGCTGCAATATTTCGATATGATACAAACGACCTCCAAAGAGATCAAACAAAAGATACTCTACGATATGGCAGGGTGCGCGGTAAAGCTCAAAAAATACGACAGAGCCGAAATCTATTACCAGCAGGCTTTGGCTCTTGGAAAAGACGAAGACGCTCTTTACAATCTCACGCTCCTGCAAAAGCTCAACCTCAAAACTGGCGTGAACATATCCGATATGCTTCCGCCGAAAAATGCGCAGACAAAAAAGAACAGCACCAAAAAAACAGGCAGTAAAAAGGATGAAAACAAAGAGGGCGGCGGTAAAAGCAACTCGAATCAGCAGGCAGATCAGAGCAGCGAGGGTGCAGGCGACGCAAAAAAAGGCGATATGAAAAAAGCCGAGAAAAGTGAAGTAAAACAGATCCAAAAGAACAAATACAAGATGGGGTACCGCTCCTACGAAATGATAAACAAAGGATATACGGATGAAAAAGAACCTTGGTAA